Part of the Pseudomonas lijiangensis genome is shown below.
GATAGTACCGGCACGAGCGCGGCCAGTACCCTTCTGACGCCATGGGCGCTTACCGCCACCGGAAACGTCGGAACGGGTCTTTTGCTGCTTGCTGCCCTGACGACCGCCAGCCATGTAGGCTACGACTGCCTGGTGCACCAGTGTCTCGTTGAATTCGCCGCCAAATGTCAGTTCGGAAACTTCGATTGCTTGAGCGTCATTTACATTTAATTGCATGTCAGCTTCCCCTTAACCGCGAGCCTTGGCTGCTGGACGTACAACCAGATTGCCGCCAGTAGCGCCAGGAACAGCGCCCTTGACCAACAACAGATTGCGTTCAGCGTCCACGCGCACTACTTCGAGGGACTGCACGGTCACGCGCTCAGCGCCCATATGACCGGACATTTTTTTGCCCTTGAATACACGACCAGGAGTCTGGCACTGGCCGATAGAGCCTGGGACGCGGTGGGATACGGAGTTACCGTGGGTGTTATCCTGACCACGGAAATTCCAGCGCTTGATCGTACCCTGGAAGCCTTTACCTTTGGACTGACCGGTTACATCAACCAGTTGACCAGCAGCGAAGATTTCAGCGTTGATCAGATCGCCAGCCTTGTATTCGCCTTCTTCAAGACGGAATTCAAGAACAGTGCGACCAGCAGCTACGTTCGCCTTGGCGAAGTGGCCAGCTTGGGCAGCTGTAACACGCGAAGCGCGACGCTCGCCGACAGTGACTTGCACTGCACGATAGCCATCGGTTTCTTCGGTTTTGAACTGAGTGACGCGATTCGGCTCGATCTCAATGACCGTGACCGGAATGGAGACACCTTCTTCGGTGAAAATACGGGTCATACCGCATTTACGACCGACTACACCAATAGTCATGTTGTAAACCTCATGAGTGTACGGGGCTTTCACCCGCTATGGCCGCCCATTTCAGAGCGTTACACGACTAAGACCCGAGTCTTAGCCGAGGCTGATCTGCACTTCCACACCGGCCGCAAGATCAAGCTTCATAAGAGCATCAACGGTTTTATCCGTTGGCTGGACGATGTCCAGAACGCGCTTATGAGTGCGGATCTCGTACTGGTCGCGCGCGTCTTTGTTGACGTGCGGAGAAACCAGAACGGTGAACCGCTCTTTACGGGTCGGCAGTGGAATTGGACCACGCACCTGAGCACCAGTACGTTTCGCGGTTTCCACGATTTCCTGGGTTGATTGGTCGATCAGGCGATGGTCAAAAGCCTTCAACCTGATACGGATTTGCTGATTTTGCATTGGATTTCAGACTCCAGATTGCTGTTCCCACCGAGCGCAATACGCCCGTTAAAAGGAGGCGCAATTCTATAGACGAGCTAACAGAGTGTCA
Proteins encoded:
- the rplC gene encoding 50S ribosomal protein L3; the protein is MTIGVVGRKCGMTRIFTEEGVSIPVTVIEIEPNRVTQFKTEETDGYRAVQVTVGERRASRVTAAQAGHFAKANVAAGRTVLEFRLEEGEYKAGDLINAEIFAAGQLVDVTGQSKGKGFQGTIKRWNFRGQDNTHGNSVSHRVPGSIGQCQTPGRVFKGKKMSGHMGAERVTVQSLEVVRVDAERNLLLVKGAVPGATGGNLVVRPAAKARG
- the rpsJ gene encoding 30S ribosomal protein S10, whose amino-acid sequence is MQNQQIRIRLKAFDHRLIDQSTQEIVETAKRTGAQVRGPIPLPTRKERFTVLVSPHVNKDARDQYEIRTHKRVLDIVQPTDKTVDALMKLDLAAGVEVQISLG